One window from the genome of Cryobacterium sp. GrIS_2_6 encodes:
- a CDS encoding LON peptidase substrate-binding domain-containing protein yields the protein MTTLPMFPLGAVLFPHMPLHLRVFEQRYLVMMARVLDAETAVFGVVLIERGQEVGGGEHRFGIGTVARITQIEAPEGFVGVVAHGERRIEVLEWLDDDPHPRASVRELAELEWDDELFPLRERAERVVRRALALASEFTEQPWAPDVELSGDPAVAAWQLAAIAPIGPLDQIELLRSESMEALLTRLIEVTEAVADSFGA from the coding sequence GTGACCACTCTGCCGATGTTCCCACTGGGCGCGGTGCTGTTTCCGCACATGCCACTGCACCTGCGCGTGTTCGAACAGCGCTACCTGGTGATGATGGCGCGGGTGCTCGACGCCGAGACCGCGGTCTTCGGCGTAGTGCTGATCGAGCGCGGCCAGGAAGTCGGCGGCGGTGAGCACCGGTTCGGGATCGGGACGGTGGCCAGGATCACGCAGATCGAGGCCCCCGAGGGGTTCGTCGGCGTGGTCGCCCACGGCGAGCGGCGCATCGAGGTGCTCGAGTGGCTCGACGACGACCCGCATCCGCGGGCGAGCGTGCGCGAGCTCGCCGAGCTGGAGTGGGACGACGAGTTGTTCCCTCTGCGGGAGCGGGCCGAACGGGTCGTGCGCCGGGCGCTTGCGCTCGCGAGCGAATTCACCGAGCAGCCCTGGGCGCCCGACGTCGAACTCTCCGGCGACCCGGCTGTCGCGGCCTGGCAGCTCGCGGCGATCGCGCCGATCGGACCCCTCGACCAGATTGAGCTGCTGCGGTCGGAGTCGATGGAGGCCCTGCTCACCCGGCTGATCGAGGTCACCGAGGCGGTCGCCGACTCCTTCGGCGCCTGA